One genomic window of Agrobacterium tumefaciens includes the following:
- a CDS encoding aminomethyl transferase family protein — MKNLEQVMSAHANPVEMLRNSQIGAYVYPVVAPEFSNWRDEQKAWRETAVLFDQSHHMVDLFIKGPDALKLISDTAVNSMNGFVVDKAKQYVAVTPYGHVIGDSILFYLGTDEFVSVGRAPANNWLMYQAERGGYDVEIFKDDRSPSRPMGKPVRRKNWRFQIQGPNAWSVIEKLHGGPLEQLKFFNMSTMNIAGRKVRTLRHGMAGAPGLELWGPYEEGDEIRAAIIEAGKEFGLVQVGSRTYPSNTLESGWIPSPLPGIYTGDELKAYREWLPADSYEAAGSLGGSFASSNIEDYYVNPYEIGYGPFVKFDHDFIGRDALEALDPAEQRQKVTLAWSGDDMAAIFASQFDPAELPYKYFDLPLANYASSNYDAVVDDKGQRVGISMFTGYSSNERTALSLATIDSSLKIGDRVRVVWGEENGGTRKTTVERHRQKEVTAIVSPVPYAVVAREAYEGGWRVKAAG, encoded by the coding sequence ATGAAAAATCTTGAGCAGGTCATGAGCGCGCACGCCAACCCGGTGGAAATGCTGCGCAATTCGCAGATCGGGGCGTATGTCTACCCAGTGGTCGCACCAGAATTTTCGAACTGGCGCGACGAGCAGAAAGCCTGGCGCGAAACCGCGGTCCTTTTCGATCAGTCACATCACATGGTGGATCTGTTCATCAAGGGTCCAGACGCCCTCAAGCTCATTTCCGACACCGCCGTCAATTCGATGAACGGCTTTGTCGTCGACAAAGCAAAGCAATATGTCGCCGTGACGCCTTATGGGCATGTCATCGGAGACAGCATTCTGTTCTATCTCGGCACGGACGAATTCGTATCCGTCGGCCGTGCGCCTGCGAACAACTGGCTGATGTATCAGGCTGAAAGAGGCGGCTACGACGTCGAGATATTCAAGGATGACCGCTCGCCGTCACGCCCGATGGGCAAACCAGTAAGGCGGAAGAACTGGCGCTTCCAGATCCAGGGTCCAAATGCCTGGTCGGTCATCGAAAAGCTGCATGGCGGTCCTCTTGAACAGCTCAAGTTTTTCAACATGAGCACCATGAACATAGCTGGTCGGAAAGTTCGTACGCTCAGGCATGGCATGGCCGGCGCGCCAGGCCTCGAACTCTGGGGACCGTACGAGGAAGGCGATGAGATCCGCGCTGCGATCATCGAGGCCGGCAAGGAGTTCGGACTTGTCCAAGTCGGTAGCCGCACCTATCCATCCAACACGTTGGAGTCCGGCTGGATCCCATCGCCACTGCCGGGTATCTACACCGGCGATGAATTGAAGGCTTATAGAGAATGGCTCCCTGCCGACAGCTATGAGGCCGCCGGCAGCCTGGGTGGCAGTTTCGCCTCATCGAACATCGAGGACTATTACGTCAACCCCTACGAAATCGGCTATGGCCCGTTTGTGAAATTCGATCACGATTTCATCGGCCGTGATGCGCTTGAGGCTTTGGATCCAGCCGAGCAGCGCCAGAAGGTAACGCTCGCATGGTCAGGTGACGATATGGCGGCGATATTTGCCTCCCAGTTCGATCCGGCCGAACTGCCTTACAAGTACTTCGATCTGCCGCTGGCGAACTATGCGTCTTCCAACTACGACGCCGTCGTTGACGACAAGGGCCAGCGGGTCGGCATTTCGATGTTCACCGGTTACAGCTCGAACGAACGCACGGCGCTGAGCCTTGCCACCATCGATTCATCTTTGAAAATCGGGGACCGCGTCCGCGTGGTGTGGGGCGAGGAAAATGGCGGCACCCGCAAGACCACCGTCGAACGTCATCGCCAGAAAGAAGTCACCGCAATCGTCAGCCCCGTTCCCTACGCTGTCGTTGCGCGCGAGGCCTACGAAGGGGGATGGCGCGTGAAAGCCGCAGGATAA
- a CDS encoding methylenetetrahydrofolate reductase — MPETDDGPDSSAKQALMARYSIEITPKDLPALHEVKSDLPPGTAVSVTFLAGDGLDCRLNAAVDARRLGFVPVPHLSARRLRSAFELEEYLSKLAAQARIDQVFVVAGDAAQPAGPFKDAAAIIGSGLLGKYGVRTIGIAGYPEGHPDFLAEVLWQAMAQKHALIADLGHSCEITTQFGFNADPVLAWLRDLRERGFSSPVRLGVPGPASVKTLLRFATRCGVGASTKVLAKYGMSITRLLSTVGPDAIVTEFVDRLDPKVHGEVRLHLYPFGGLRHTVDWSRRFATV; from the coding sequence ATGCCTGAGACAGACGATGGCCCAGATTCGTCCGCGAAGCAGGCATTGATGGCGCGATACTCTATCGAGATCACGCCAAAGGATCTGCCCGCGCTGCATGAGGTGAAGTCCGATCTCCCGCCAGGCACGGCCGTGTCGGTCACGTTTCTGGCGGGGGACGGCCTCGACTGCCGTCTCAACGCTGCGGTTGATGCAAGACGGCTGGGATTTGTGCCGGTGCCACATTTGTCTGCGCGGCGGTTGCGCTCAGCCTTCGAGCTTGAAGAGTACCTGTCGAAACTCGCAGCGCAGGCGAGGATCGACCAGGTCTTCGTCGTTGCAGGCGATGCAGCGCAGCCGGCCGGGCCGTTCAAGGATGCCGCTGCCATTATCGGAAGCGGACTGCTCGGCAAATATGGCGTGCGGACCATCGGAATTGCCGGATATCCAGAGGGGCATCCGGACTTCCTGGCGGAGGTGCTCTGGCAGGCGATGGCGCAAAAGCATGCTCTCATCGCCGACCTTGGACACTCCTGCGAGATCACCACGCAATTCGGTTTCAATGCCGATCCGGTCCTCGCCTGGCTGCGGGACCTGCGGGAGAGGGGCTTTTCGTCGCCGGTCCGGCTTGGCGTTCCCGGTCCGGCTAGCGTCAAAACCTTGCTGCGGTTCGCGACGCGGTGCGGTGTCGGCGCGAGTACAAAAGTACTAGCGAAATACGGCATGTCGATCACCCGCTTGCTTTCGACCGTTGGACCCGATGCCATTGTGACGGAATTCGTCGACAGACTGGACCCGAAAGTCCACGGAGAGGTGCGGCTGCATCTCTATCCATTTGGCGGGCTGCGCCACACGGTTGATTGGAGCCGGCGGTTCGCGACTGTCTGA
- a CDS encoding alcohol dehydrogenase catalytic domain-containing protein, with translation MRAARMHKVGQPLSIDWVEKPRPRPTDVLVEVKACGIVPNLGNVLNHLKEWFLHLYVPNLPAIYGLDATGIVVEKGEQVHGIDLGTRVYVNPARYCGGCRDCRMGKTTSCRSFTFNGYFGFSPASQQIFEDYPYGGLAEYMTAPQYSIVPLPDNVPFEMAARWGYLGTGYQALQRADVRVGTTVLINGISGTLGLGVALFALALGASKVLGTGREHALLQKVKSIAPDRIEVHALDEEVSVGEWAHAVTSGRGVDVVIDTLGPGAPQSSMLAALEALGRGGRHVNIGAVAGDIPVNLHKNMDNNQDMLGSLWFTPAQGQEMADLAAIGAVRLDVFEHEFFKLEDVNTALTVLKNRHGGFSNYVICP, from the coding sequence ATGCGCGCTGCGCGAATGCACAAAGTCGGGCAACCCCTGTCTATCGACTGGGTGGAGAAGCCAAGACCTCGGCCCACGGACGTGCTCGTCGAAGTAAAGGCATGCGGCATCGTGCCCAATCTCGGCAATGTGCTCAATCACCTCAAGGAATGGTTTCTGCATCTCTACGTTCCCAATCTGCCGGCGATCTACGGCCTCGATGCAACGGGTATCGTCGTCGAGAAAGGTGAGCAGGTGCATGGCATTGATCTGGGTACGCGCGTCTACGTCAACCCGGCCCGCTACTGCGGCGGTTGTCGAGACTGCCGGATGGGAAAAACGACCTCCTGCCGGTCCTTTACCTTCAACGGATATTTCGGCTTCAGCCCTGCTTCCCAGCAGATCTTCGAAGACTACCCCTATGGCGGTCTGGCCGAATACATGACGGCGCCGCAATACAGCATCGTTCCGCTTCCGGACAATGTTCCTTTCGAGATGGCTGCACGCTGGGGCTATCTTGGAACCGGCTACCAAGCGTTGCAGCGCGCCGATGTCCGCGTCGGCACTACGGTTCTGATCAACGGCATCAGCGGGACACTCGGTCTCGGCGTCGCACTGTTTGCTTTGGCCCTTGGTGCATCGAAGGTTTTAGGGACTGGTCGCGAGCATGCGCTCCTGCAGAAGGTCAAATCGATCGCCCCTGATCGTATCGAGGTTCACGCGCTGGACGAAGAGGTCTCGGTTGGAGAATGGGCGCATGCGGTCACCTCTGGAAGAGGTGTCGATGTCGTGATCGATACGCTGGGGCCGGGCGCCCCTCAGTCTTCCATGCTGGCTGCCCTTGAGGCGCTTGGGCGTGGCGGGCGCCATGTCAATATCGGCGCGGTTGCAGGCGATATACCGGTCAATCTCCACAAGAACATGGACAACAACCAGGACATGCTCGGCTCTCTCTGGTTCACGCCCGCCCAAGGCCAGGAAATGGCAGATCTCGCGGCCATCGGCGCTGTCCGGTTGGATGTTTTCGAGCACGAGTTCTTCAAGCTCGAAGATGTGAACACGGCTTTAACCGTTCTGAAGAACCGCCACGGCGGCTTCAGCAACTATGTGATCTGCCCCTGA
- a CDS encoding MarR family transcriptional regulator — MIDDGRHREGDDPPRQSPSDAPDKDLLASVGYLVRAVQIRIFEAFFDEFGSDGLSPATQATLSMIRRSPGIRQGVIAATLHILDPNMTKLVAELEARGLIVRESHPDDKRSVSLRLTDNGDAFLASVDQRVLDLDELYTASLSGKERAQLISLLNRMNVNLGEGRKAIVAPEGLNGKRRGRQRRST; from the coding sequence ATGATCGACGACGGACGTCATCGAGAGGGTGACGATCCTCCCAGGCAATCCCCGAGCGATGCGCCGGACAAGGATCTGCTGGCATCTGTAGGTTATCTGGTACGCGCGGTGCAGATCCGGATTTTCGAAGCGTTCTTCGACGAGTTCGGTAGCGACGGCCTGTCCCCCGCTACACAGGCAACGCTCTCCATGATCCGCCGATCCCCCGGCATCCGTCAGGGCGTCATTGCCGCGACCTTGCATATTCTCGACCCGAACATGACCAAATTGGTCGCCGAGTTGGAGGCGCGCGGGCTGATCGTTCGTGAAAGCCATCCTGATGACAAACGCTCTGTCTCTTTGCGGCTGACAGACAACGGTGATGCTTTTCTTGCCTCGGTGGACCAACGCGTTCTCGACCTGGACGAGCTGTATACGGCGAGTCTTTCTGGCAAGGAACGCGCTCAGCTGATTTCGCTGCTGAACCGGATGAACGTCAATCTCGGCGAGGGCCGAAAAGCCATCGTTGCGCCTGAGGGTTTGAATGGAAAACGCCGTGGGAGGCAACGTCGCAGCACCTGA
- the purU gene encoding formyltetrahydrofolate deformylase, which yields MPPNFILTLSCEDKPGIVATVTTALANLGANIIESNQFWDRASNRFFMRVAFAGTEDLLEEHIQPALAPAVERFSMAISLFNADRRPKIIVMVSKHDHALLHLLYQIRVNWLKAEVVAIVSNHEDASLIAERNNIRFHHLPVQKDNKVEQEEKLLRIVENTQADLVVLARYMQVLSDNLSKRLFGRVINIHHSFLPSFKGAKPYHQAHERGVKLIGATAHYVTPELDEGPIIEQETERVTHSMTSDDFIATGRDIESRVLARAVKSHLEARVVVNGHKTVVF from the coding sequence ATGCCACCGAATTTCATTCTGACGCTTTCATGCGAAGACAAGCCGGGGATCGTTGCGACAGTCACGACCGCCCTTGCGAACCTCGGCGCCAACATCATTGAATCGAACCAGTTTTGGGACAGAGCCTCAAACCGCTTTTTCATGCGGGTAGCGTTTGCCGGGACCGAAGATCTGTTGGAGGAGCATATCCAGCCGGCACTCGCTCCGGCCGTCGAACGTTTCTCGATGGCAATCAGCCTTTTCAATGCGGACCGCAGACCTAAGATCATCGTGATGGTCTCGAAGCACGATCACGCCCTGCTGCATCTTCTCTATCAAATCCGCGTCAACTGGCTGAAGGCTGAGGTCGTCGCAATCGTATCCAATCATGAAGATGCCAGCCTCATCGCCGAAAGAAACAACATTCGTTTCCATCATCTGCCCGTGCAAAAGGACAACAAGGTGGAGCAGGAGGAAAAGCTCCTGCGGATCGTTGAAAACACACAGGCTGACCTCGTCGTTCTGGCGCGGTACATGCAGGTTCTGTCGGACAATCTTTCGAAGCGTTTGTTTGGACGCGTGATCAACATCCACCATTCCTTTCTCCCAAGCTTCAAGGGCGCGAAACCCTACCACCAGGCGCATGAGCGGGGTGTGAAACTGATCGGCGCAACCGCGCATTACGTCACGCCCGAACTCGATGAGGGGCCGATCATTGAGCAGGAAACCGAAAGAGTGACGCATTCGATGACGTCAGACGACTTCATTGCAACGGGTCGCGACATCGAGAGCCGTGTTCTTGCACGCGCGGTGAAATCGCATCTGGAAGCAAGGGTTGTTGTGAACGGACACAAGACCGTCGTGTTCTGA